One stretch of Excalfactoria chinensis isolate bCotChi1 chromosome 2, bCotChi1.hap2, whole genome shotgun sequence DNA includes these proteins:
- the LOC140248504 gene encoding prolactin-releasing peptide-like produces MWHLILWTPHPQWSPKHLKLVIIYVLVLLVSLSFASRQSRPFKHQIDNRSPEIDPFWYVGRGVRPIGRFGKRQLRGGRGSIRPVSRRLDFILNALWEQEVLDAEDSDW; encoded by the exons ATGTGGCATCTGATCCTGTGGACACCGCACCCCCAGTGGTCACCAAAGCACTTAAAGCTGGTCATCATCTATGTGCTGGTGCTCTTGGTATCGCTCAGCTTTGCTTCGAGACAGAGCAGACCTTTTAAACATCAAATAGACAACAGAA GCCCCGAGATCGACCCCTTTTGGTACGTGGGACGTGGCGTTCGACCCATTGGTCGGTTTGGGAAGAGGCAGCTGAGAGGCGGCCGTGGAAGCATAAGGCCTGTGAGCAGGCGCCTGGATTTCATCCTGAACGCCTTGTGGGAGCAGGAAGTGTTGGATGCAGAGGACAGTGACTGGTGA
- the MYRIP gene encoding rab effector MyRIP isoform X4, translating into MMDTLAVALRVAEEAVEEAISKAETYSDSLDKQNEACYLQEHKEDLIEELATTIVQKIIKKQKGKTEQAEADFEWPPSRSSGLASVAVSDQSMLTFPGSRRGSYTLWRSQSAFSLASEDAPSKGLDPASSVTEALWRQQKEQFKKQKERKLSALPSWKSVDRLNETNPPPVLQSTDGNWVALQNVSLPRPRMLAKPKSQVFEALENESSVVSAYDEMGSDSKDDYDWNVALNKLRRRPRQLPDDFYCTNSRYDSEWVYGNDQYQAVTSPSSGLYTNTETLFSDSETSSVNSSQEAKGPNRLLWLQSRTQSDVPRMEKKHFHGELDVNFNPQATSLEYSDSSETEEVQYDLEKRSRRWRKNKTISEELCEGKNHTKGNVKNLSQDLDDLSETDRSSEDQHHNIKPELMEEELKSRLFQLAAKMSDKETSSGEEQESEPRTDPENQKESLSSEENGRSIQEELKKKYSAVSLCNISTEVLKVINATEELIAESTSPCDFPDDVQDKGRGTFPLGTDPIRLDEQLTTLEENVYLTAGTVYGLEGQLTSLEDAARQISSVTAESELAELEDQVATAAAQVHHAELQISDIESRISALTVAGLNVAPCVRLTRKRDQKQTNQMHTIDTSRQQRRKLPAPPIKGEKIDGSPITTVRTYNRNFMLQGSLTQRTKERKSTAKDLMEPAIGSAVMY; encoded by the exons AttataaagaagcagaaaggcaaaACTGAGCAGGCTGAGGCTGACTTTGAATGGCCGCCATCAAGGAGCAGTGGTCTGGCATCCGTTGCTGTTTCGGATCAGAGCATGCTGACCTTTCCTGGGAGTCGCAGAGGGTCATACACGTTATGG AGGTCTCAATCAGCATTCTCCCTGGCTAGTGAAGATGCACCCAGCAAAGGACTCGACCCTGCATCGTCTGTGACTGAGGCTCTTTGGAGGCAGCAGAAAGAACAGttcaagaaacagaaggaaCGCAAGCTCTCTGCATTACCCAGCTGGAAAAGTGTGGACAGGCTAAATGAAACAA ATCCGCCTCCTGTTTTACAAAGCACCGATGGCAACTGGGTAGCTTTGCAGAATGTCTCTTTGCCTCGCCCTCGAATGCTCGCCAAACCAAAGAGTCAAGTATTTGAAGCTTTGGAGAATGAATCCAGCGTTGTGTCTGCTTATGATGAGATGGGCTCAGACAGCAAGGACGATTACGACTGGAATGTGGCCTTGAACAAGCTGCGGCGGAGACCTCGGCAATTACCAGATGATTTCTATTGTACCAATTCCCGGTATGATTCTGAATGGGTTTATGGCAATGATCAGTACCAGGCAGTCACCTCACCTTCCTCTGGGTTATACACTAATACTGAGACACTCTTCTCTGATTCTGAAACGTCATCAGTAAACTCTTCCCAGGAAGCTAAAGGACCTAACAGACTTCTCTGGTTACAAAGCAGAACTCAGAGCGATGTGcccagaatggaaaaaaagcatttccatggAGAACTGGATGTAAATTTCAACCCACAGGCAACCAGCTTGGAGTATTCAGATAGCAGTGAGACTGAAGAAGTTCAGTATGATCTAGAAAAGAGATCAAGAAGgtggagaaagaacaaaacaatctCTGAAGAGTtatgtgaaggaaaaaatcacacaaaagGCAACGTGAAGAATTTAAGTCAG GATTTGGATGATTTATCAGAAACAGATAGAAGCAGTGAGGATCAACATCATAATATCAAGCCTGAACTGATGGAAGAGGAGCTTAAATCCAGGTTATTTCAGCTCGCTGCTAAAATGAGTGACAAAGAAACATCTTCTGGTGAAGAACAAGAGTCTGAACCTAGAACAGACCCTGAAAACCAGAAGGAAAGTTTGTCCTCAGAAGAAAATGGCAGAAGTATTCAGGAGGAGTTAAAGAAG AAGTATTCTGCTGTCTCTCTCTGCAACATATCTACAGAGGTCCTGAAAGTCATCAACGCCACTGAAGAGCTGATAGCAGAATCCACCAGTCCCTGTGATTTCCCAGATGATGTTCAGGACAAGGGAAGAGGGACATTTCCACTGGGGACCGACCCCATCCGACTCGACGAGCAGCTCACCACATtggaagaaaat GTGTACCTGACAGCTGGCACAGTGTATGGCCTGGAGGGGCAGCTGACCAGCCTGGAGGATGCAGCACGGCAGATCAGCAGCGTGACAGCAGAATCTGAGCTGGCTGAGCTGGAGGACCAGGTGGCCACTGCAGCTGCCCAGGTGCAtcatgcagagctgcag atttCAGATATTGAGAGCAGAATATCAGCTCTCACTGTTGCAGGCTTGAACGTGGCTCCATGTGTTCGCCTGACAAGGAAACGGgatcaaaagcaaacaaaccag aTGCATACTATTGACACCTCAAGACAGCAAAGGAGGAAACTTCCAGCTCCACCAATAAAAG GTGAAAAAATAGATGGGTCTCCAATTACCACTGTCAGAACATATAACAGAAACTTCATGCTTCAAGGATCTCTAACACAAAGAACTAAGGAGAGGAAAAGCACTGCCAAGGACTTAATg GAACCTGCTATAGGATCTGCTGTGATGTACTAA